One window of Medicago truncatula cultivar Jemalong A17 chromosome 2, MtrunA17r5.0-ANR, whole genome shotgun sequence genomic DNA carries:
- the LOC11430344 gene encoding BRASSINOSTEROID INSENSITIVE 1-associated receptor kinase 1, with protein sequence MERVTPSSNKASFLLSTTLVLHLLLQASSNEESDMLIAFKSNLNDPNNALESWDSTLLNPCTWFHVTCSGDRVIRVDLGNANLSGILVSSLGGLSNLQYLGLYNNNITGTIPEELGNLTNLGSLDLYLNNLTGTIPNTFGKLQKLSFLRLNNNSLTGVIPISLTNVTTLQVLDVSNNNLEGDFPVNGSFSIFTPISYHNNPRMKQQKIITVPLSPSSPASSGSINTGAIAGGVAAAAALLFAAPAIAIAYWQKRKQQDHFFDVPAEEDPEVHLGQLKRFSLRELLVATDNFSNENIIGKGGFAKVYKGRLADGTLVAVKRLREERTRGGEQGGELQFQTEVEMIGMAVHRNLLCLRGFCVTSTERLLVYPLMANGSLASCLQERNASQPPLDWPMRKNIGLGAAKGLAYLHDHCDPKVIHRDVKAANILLDEEFEAVVGDFGLAKLMAYKDTHVTTAVQGTLGYIAPEYLSTGKSSEKTDVYGYGMMLFELITGQSAYVLRGLAKDDDDAMLQDWVKGLLIDKKLETLVDAKLKGNNDEVEKLIQEVEKLIQVALLCTQFSPMERPKMSEVVRMLEGDGLAEKWEQWQKEETYRQDFNKNHMHHLNANWIVDSTSHTQVDSTSHIQVDSTSHIEPDELSGPR encoded by the exons ATGGAGAGAGTGACTCCATCTTCTAATAAAGCTTCCTTTCTTTTAAGTACAACTTTGGTTCTTCATTTGCTGCTTCAAGCTTCTTCCAATGAAGAAA GTGATATGCTTATTGCATTCAAGAGCAACTTAAATGATCCTAACAATGCTCTTGAAAGTTGGGATTCTACCCTTCTCAATCCCTGCACATGGTTTCATGTTACATGCAGCGGTGATAGAGTAATCCGTGT CGATCTTGGAAATGCAAACCTTTCTGGAATACTGGTTTCAAGCCTAGGGGGTCTCTCAAATTTGCAGTACTT GGgactttataataataatataacaggAACAATCCCAGAAGAGCTAGGAAATTTAACAAACTTGGGAAGCTTGGATCTTTACTTGAACAATTTAACCGGTACCATACCAAATACATTCGGCAAGCTTCAAAAACTAAGTTTCCT GCGTCTCAACAATAACAGCTTGACTGGAGTCATTCCCATTTCTTTGACAAATGTTACTACGCTGCAAGTTCT TGATGTCTCAAACAATAATCTAGAAGGGGATTTCCCGGTGAATGGTTCATTTTCAATATTTACCCCTATCAG TTATCATAATAATCCTCgcatgaaacaacaaaaaatcattaCAGTGCCACTTTCTCCATCATCACCAGCTTCTTCAG GTAGCATTAATACCGGAGCTATTGCTGGAGgagttgctgctgctgctgctctGTTGTTTGCTGCCCCTGCAATTGCAATTGCTTATtggcaaaaaagaaaacaacaggATCATTTCTTTGACGTTCCTG CTGAGGAGGATCCTGAAGTTCACCTTGGTCAGCTTAAAAGGTTTTCGCTACGTGAGCTGCTAGTAGCAACAGATAACTTCAGCAACGAAAACATTATAGGTAAAGGCGGATTCGCAAAGGTTTATAAAGGACGCTTAGCTGATGGCACTCTTGTAGCAGTAAAAAGACTCAGAGAGGAACGCACACGTGGTGGGGAACAGGGTGGGGAGCTGCAATTTCAGACAGAAGTTGAAATGATCGGCATGGCTGTGCATCGTAATTTGCTTTGTCTTCGTGGTTTTTGTGTGACATCTACTGAACGTTTGCTTGTGTATCCTTTAATGGCTAATGGAAGTTTAGCGTCGTGCTTACAAG aaCGTAATGCCTCTCAACCGCCACTTGATTGGCCAATGAGGAAGAATATTGGGCTGGGAGCTGCCAAGGGGCTGGCTTACTTGCATGATCATTGTGATCCTAAGGTTATTCATCGTGATGTGAAAGCAGCGAATATATTGTTGGATGAGGAATTTGAAGCAGTTGTTGGAGATTTCGGTTTAGCAAAGCTTATGGCTTACAAAGATACCCATGTCACTACTGCTGTTCAAGGTACACTTGGGTATATAGCACCCGAGTACCTGTCAACAGGAAAGTCTTCAGAAAAGACTGATGTTTATGGATATGGTATGATGCTTTTTGAACTAATAACTGGACAGAGTGCTTATGTTCTACGAGGTCTTGccaaagatgatgatgatgcgaTGTTGCAAGATTGG GTTAAAGGACTTCTCATAGACAAGAAGTTGGAAACACTGGTGGATGCAAAATTAAAGGGAAATAATGATGAGGTAGAGAAGTTAATCCAAGAGGTAGAGAAGTTAATCCAAGTGGCTTTACTATGCACACAATTTTCACCTATGGAAAGACCAAAAATGTCTGAGGTGGTGAGAATGCTTGAAGGCGATGGTTTGGCTGAAAAATGGGAGCAATGGCAGAAAGAGGAGACGTACCGACAAGATTTTAACAAAAACCACATGCATCACCTTAATGCAAATTGGATAGTAGATTCAACTTCACATACCCAAGTAGATTCAACTTCACATATCCAAGTAGATTCAACTTCACATATCGAGCCAGATGAACTATCAGGTCCTAGATGA
- the LOC11428529 gene encoding BRASSINOSTEROID INSENSITIVE 1-associated receptor kinase 1, protein MNINMEQVASSSTVSFLFWAILVLHLLLKASSNDESDALFAFRNNLNDPNNALQSWDATLVNPCTWFHITCSGGRVIRVDLANENLSGNLVSNLGVLSNLEYLELYNNKITGTIPEELGNLTNLESLDLYLNNISGTIPNTLGNLQKLRFLRLNNNSLTGVIPISLTNVTTLQVLDVSNNNLEGDFPVNGSFSLFTPISYHNNPRIKQPKNIPVPLSPPSPASSGSSNTGAIAGGVAAAAALLFAAPAIALAYWKKRKPQDHFFDVPAEEDPEVHLGQLKRFSLHELLVATDHFSNENIIGKGGFAKVYKGRLADGTLVAVKRLKEERSKGGELQFQTEVEMIGMAVHRNLLRLRGFCVTSTERLLVYPLMANGSVASCLRERNDSQPPLDWPMRKNIALGAARGLAYLHDHCDPKIIHRDVKAANILLDDEFVAVVGDFGLARLMAYKDTHVTTAVQGTLGHIPPEYLSTGKSSEKTDVFGYGTMLLELTTGQRAFDLARLAGDDDVMLLDWVKGLLQDKKLETLVDAELKGNYDHEEIEKLIQVALLCTQGSPMERPKMSEVVRMLEGDGLSEKWEQWQKEETNRRDFNNNHMHHFNTNWIVVDSTSHIQADELSGPR, encoded by the exons atgaataTAAACATGGAGCAAGTAGCTTCATCTTCTACagtttcctttcttttttgggCTATTTTGGTGCTTCATTTGTTGCTTAAAGCTTCTTCCAATGATGAAA GTGATGCCCTTTTTGCATTCAGGAACAACTTAAATGATCCTAACAATGCTCTTCAAAGTTGGGATGCTACCCTTGTCAATCCCTGCACGTGGTTTCATATTACATGCAGTGGTGGTAGAGTAATCCGGGT TGATCTTGCAAATGAAAACCTTTCTGGTAATCTGGTTTCAAATCTTGGTGTTCTCTCAAATTTGGAGTACTT GGAACTTTATAATAATAAGATAACAGGAACTATCCCGGAAGAGCTAGGAAATTTGACAAACTTGGAGAGCTTGGATCTTTACTTGAACAATATAAGTGGTACCATACCGAATACATTGGGCAACCTTCAAAAACTCCGCTTCCT GCGTCTCAATAATAACAGCTTGACTGGAGTCATTCCCATTTCTTTGACAAATGTTACTACGCTGCAAGTTCT TGATGTCTCTAACAATAATCTAGAAGGGGATTTCCCAGTGAATGgttcattttcattatttacCCCTATCAG TTATCATAATAATCCTCGCATCAAACAACCAAAAAACATTCCAGTGCCTCTTTCTCCACCATCACCAGCTTCTTCAG GTAGCTCGAATACTGGAGCTATTGCTGGAGgagttgctgctgctgctgctctGTTGTTTGCAGCCCCTGCAATTGCACTTGCTTACTGGAAAAAAAGAAAACCGCAGGATCATTTCTTTGACGTTCCTG CTGAGGAGGATCCTGAAGTTCACCTTGGTCAGCTTAAAAGGTTTTCGCTACATGAGCTGCTAGTAGCAACAGATCACTTCAGCAATGAAAACATTATAGGTAAAGGAGGATTCGCAAAGGTGTATAAAGGACGCTTAGCTGATGGAACTCTTGTAGCAGTAAAAAGACTTAAAGAGGAACGTTCAAAGGGCGGGGAGCTGCAATTTCAGACAGAAGTAGAAATGATCGGCATGGCTGTGCATCGTAATTTGCTTCGTCTTCGTGGTTTTTGCGTAACATCTACTGAACGTTTGCTTGTGTATCCTTTAATGGCTAATGGAAGTGTAGCATCGTGTTTACGAG AACGTAATGACTCTCAACCGCCGCTTGACTGGCCAATGCGGAAGAATATTGCGCTAGGAGCTGCCAGGGGGCTTGCTTACTTGCATGATCATTGTGACCCTAAGATTATTCATCGTGATGTGAAAGCTGCAAATATATTGTTGGATGATGAATTTGTAGCAGTTGTTGGAGATTTCGGTTTAGCAAGGCTTATGGCTTACAAAGATACCCATGTCACTACTGCTGTTCAAGGTACACTTGGGCATATACCACCTGAGTACCTGTCAACCGGAAAGTCTTCAGAAAAGACTGATGTTTTTGGATATGGTACGATGCTTCTTGAACTGACAACTGGACAGAGGGCTTTTGACCTAGCACGTCTTGCCGGTGATGATGATGTGATGTTGCTTGATTGG GTTAAAGGACTTCTCCAAGACAAGAAATTGGAAACACTTGTTGATGCAGAGCTAAAGGGAAATTATGATCATGAAGAGATAGAAAAGCTAATCCAAGTTGCTTTACTATGCACACAAGGGTCCCCTATGGAAAGGCCTAAGATGTCTGAGGTTGTTAGAATGCTAGAAGGTGATGGTTTGTCCGAAAAATGGGAGCAATGGCAGAAAGAGGAGACGAACCGACGGGATTTTAACAACAACCACATGCATCACTTTAATACAAATTGGATAGTAGTAGACTCAACTTCACATATTCAGGCAGATGAACTCTCGGGTCCTAGATGA